The following proteins come from a genomic window of Corynebacterium sp. P4-C1:
- a CDS encoding IS3 family transposase (programmed frameshift) yields MPRKYSDEFKAKAVRLAEDLVELEGCSKWGAAVEIGEKLGIPAHTLNDWLKPNMVSSDVEIGAGESTADELKRLRKEIKELRRANEILKTAFSFFRGGTRPSHQKMIEYIDAYRDRFGVEAICRTLKKTECGFITSRGYRAAKTRAPSARSLSDALLIPELVRVYEDNFSVYGIRKMWKAMQRAGWNIGRDQTARLMKQAGIYGRRRGRTPMTTLRANVPDCRPDLVNRDFTAPAPHRLWVADITYVRTLSGFAYTAFITDVYSRKIVGVATRASMRTDELPLEAFEHALYHAGDLRSEGLVHHSDRGSQYVSIRYGEALAQAGIDPSVGTVGDSYDNALAETVNGLYKTELIYPHRPWASVGEVEIATLRWVHWWNNQRLHQSLGYITPQEMEDAYYQRSGAQTLGVK; encoded by the exons ATGCCAAGGAAGTACAGTGACGAGTTCAAGGCCAAGGCAGTGCGTTTGGCTGAGGACCTCGTTGAGCTCGAAGGGTGTTCGAAATGGGGTGCAGCCGTAGAGATCGGTGAAAAGCTCGGCATTCCAGCGCACACGCTCAACGATTGGCTGAAGCCGAATATGGTCTCATCCGATGTTGAGATTGGCGCCGGCGAGTCAACGGCTGACGAACTGAAGCGGCTGCGGAAAGAGATTAAGGAGCTACGCAGGGCTAATGAGATCTTGAAAACCGCGT TCAGCTTTTTTCGCGGCGGAACTCGACCGTCCCACCAGAAGATGATCGAATACATCGATGCGTATCGCGATCGCTTCGGGGTCGAGGCTATCTGTCGCACATTGAAAAAGACAGAATGTGGGTTCATCACCTCTCGCGGTTACCGAGCAGCGAAAACACGAGCACCGTCGGCGAGAAGTTTGTCAGATGCGCTGCTTATTCCTGAATTGGTGAGGGTCTACGAGGACAACTTCAGCGTCTACGGGATCCGCAAGATGTGGAAGGCCATGCAGCGCGCCGGCTGGAACATCGGTCGTGATCAGACCGCGCGTTTGATGAAGCAAGCTGGCATTTACGGCCGCAGGCGTGGCCGCACACCGATGACAACGCTTCGGGCCAACGTGCCAGATTGCCGCCCTGACCTGGTCAACCGTGATTTCACTGCCCCCGCACCGCACCGGTTGTGGGTCGCTGACATTACCTATGTACGCACCTTGTCTGGTTTTGCCTACACCGCGTTTATCACCGATGTGTACTCCAGAAAGATCGTCGGTGTCGCGACCCGGGCGAGCATGCGTACCGATGAACTGCCGCTGGAGGCCTTTGAGCACGCCCTGTATCACGCTGGTGATCTTCGCTCAGAAGGGCTTGTCCACCACAGTGACCGCGGCTCGCAGTATGTGTCGATCCGTTACGGTGAAGCGCTCGCCCAGGCCGGTATCGATCCGTCTGTCGGCACCGTTGGCGACTCCTATGACAACGCGTTGGCTGAAACGGTCAACGGGCTCTACAAAACAGAGCTGATTTATCCCCACCGGCCGTGGGCATCGGTCGGTGAAGTCGAGATTGCCACCCTTCGCTGGGTGCACTGGTGGAACAACCAGCGA